A single genomic interval of Herpetosiphonaceae bacterium harbors:
- a CDS encoding class I SAM-dependent methyltransferase → MDDIARYNKARWEELAQANVGYSRPFLDLDAASARKLVDPYGVMGDVRGKDVLCLASGGGQQSVAFALLGAHVTVLDLSETQLQRDRAAAQHYGVQIEIGQGDMRDLSRFANASFDLVWHAFSINFVPQIQPVFREVARVLRDGGLYRIESHNPFIIGMSEEDWNGVGYSLRAAYLDGAEVVFDDPYWTFEGYDGSRERVQAPREFRHSLSSIVNGLIGQGFVLLGIWEELSGDPQAQPGTWEHFKAIAPPWLTCWAAYRPGLLKERHESR, encoded by the coding sequence ATGGATGATATTGCTCGCTACAATAAAGCGCGCTGGGAAGAGCTGGCTCAGGCCAATGTCGGATATTCGCGACCCTTCCTCGATCTGGACGCGGCATCAGCCCGCAAGCTGGTCGATCCCTACGGCGTGATGGGCGATGTGCGCGGCAAAGACGTGCTGTGTCTTGCCAGCGGCGGCGGTCAGCAATCGGTAGCGTTTGCGCTGCTGGGAGCGCATGTCACCGTGCTCGACCTTTCCGAGACGCAGCTTCAGCGCGATCGAGCCGCCGCGCAGCACTACGGCGTGCAGATCGAGATCGGGCAGGGCGATATGCGCGATCTGAGCCGCTTCGCCAACGCCAGCTTCGATCTGGTGTGGCACGCCTTTTCGATCAACTTCGTGCCGCAGATCCAGCCAGTTTTTCGCGAGGTCGCGCGGGTGCTGCGTGACGGCGGCCTCTACCGCATCGAGTCGCACAACCCCTTTATCATTGGCATGAGCGAAGAAGACTGGAACGGCGTGGGCTACTCGCTGCGGGCCGCGTATCTCGACGGGGCCGAGGTGGTCTTTGACGATCCCTACTGGACCTTCGAGGGCTATGACGGCAGCCGTGAGCGGGTGCAGGCGCCGCGTGAATTTCGCCACAGCCTCAGCAGCATCGTCAACGGGCTGATCGGCCAAGGCTTTGTGCTGCTTGGTATCTGGGAGGAGCTGAGCGGCGATCCGCAGGCGCAGCCGGGCACCTGGGAGCACTTCAAAGCGATTGCGCCGCCGTGGCTTACCTGCTGGGCTGCCTATCGTCCGGGCCTGCTCAAGGAGCGGCATGAATCGCGTTAA
- a CDS encoding cation:proton antiporter has translation MAAIYWFLTTGVLLVSLAFATPVLQRLPLSIGTVYLGIGLLLGPGALGLLSWDIVQEAHLFERLSEIAVIVSLFTVGLNMRQSPTDTRWLLPVRLATITMIITIAAIALIGTLLLGLPLGAAVLLGAVLAPTDPVLASDVQMQHASDRDELRYSISGEGGLNDGTAFPFVMLGLGLLGLHPGHKSALLDVWSDRSFSLLSWLAWDMLWAVTVGLLIGGITGWLVGKAALFMQQRISTAFSLHEFLVLGLIALTYGLAELVYGYGFLAVFAAGYALRYIELRTADHAPEPAELPPVTLDNKEESLEVVTQQPEHAAQFLAVSLLDFNDKLEHLLSVGTVVLVGAVLTGEYWVPEVLWLAPLLFLIVRPLAVALGLLGSGLDRVRSGLIGWFGIRGIGSIYYLMYAIAYGLEETLAQRLTGIVLSIIAVSIVIHGISVTPLMRWYEQRAPRRKPQQSQV, from the coding sequence ATGGCTGCAATCTACTGGTTTCTCACCACCGGCGTGCTGCTCGTAAGTCTGGCATTTGCCACGCCGGTGCTGCAACGCCTGCCGCTCTCAATCGGCACCGTCTATCTGGGGATCGGGCTGCTGCTCGGACCGGGCGCGCTTGGGCTGCTCTCATGGGACATCGTGCAAGAGGCGCATCTCTTCGAGCGTCTCTCGGAGATCGCCGTGATCGTCTCGCTGTTCACGGTGGGCCTCAACATGCGCCAGTCGCCGACCGATACGCGCTGGCTGCTGCCGGTTCGTCTGGCGACGATCACGATGATCATCACGATCGCGGCCATCGCGCTGATCGGCACGCTGCTGCTTGGTCTGCCGCTGGGCGCTGCCGTGCTGCTGGGCGCGGTGCTCGCTCCGACCGATCCGGTGCTGGCCTCGGACGTGCAGATGCAGCACGCAAGCGATCGTGACGAGCTGCGCTACAGCATCAGCGGCGAGGGCGGCCTCAACGACGGCACGGCGTTTCCGTTCGTGATGCTCGGCCTTGGCCTGCTGGGACTTCATCCCGGTCACAAGTCCGCTCTGCTCGACGTATGGAGCGATCGATCGTTTAGCCTGTTGAGCTGGCTTGCCTGGGACATGCTCTGGGCGGTGACCGTCGGGCTGCTCATCGGCGGGATCACCGGATGGCTGGTGGGCAAGGCCGCGCTCTTTATGCAGCAGCGCATCAGCACCGCGTTCAGCCTGCACGAGTTTCTGGTGCTTGGCCTGATCGCGCTGACCTACGGCCTGGCCGAGCTGGTCTACGGCTACGGCTTTCTGGCAGTTTTTGCCGCAGGCTACGCGCTGCGCTACATCGAGCTACGGACGGCAGACCACGCGCCGGAGCCCGCCGAACTCCCGCCGGTAACGCTCGACAACAAAGAGGAGAGCCTGGAGGTGGTCACGCAGCAGCCTGAGCACGCTGCCCAGTTTCTGGCCGTATCGCTGCTGGACTTCAACGATAAGCTGGAGCATCTGCTTTCGGTCGGCACCGTTGTGCTCGTGGGCGCTGTCCTCACGGGCGAGTACTGGGTACCGGAGGTGCTCTGGCTCGCGCCGCTGCTGTTTCTGATCGTCCGCCCGCTGGCCGTGGCGCTTGGTCTGCTCGGCAGCGGCCTGGATCGCGTGCGGAGCGGGCTGATCGGCTGGTTCGGCATTCGCGGCATCGGCTCGATCTACTACTTAATGTACGCAATCGCCTATGGCCTGGAAGAGACGCTCGCACAGCGGCTCACCGGCATCGTGCTGTCGATCATCGCCGTCTCGATCGTGATCCATGGCATTAGCGTCACACCGCTGATGCGCTGGTACGAGCAGCGCGCGCCCCGTCGCAAGCCGCAGCAATCGCAGGTATGA
- a CDS encoding class I SAM-dependent methyltransferase, with translation MNRVKFSNIAHGDHIFANPVGEAKIDRVLGLLDLPQGARVLDVGCGNAELLLRLIERYDVVGVGVDPNAEALAEARRRSAGRVPANRLELHQLPVAEFAAPPGTFDAALCIGATHAYGDYLHTVAALKALVRPGGALLLGEGYWKQPPAPEYLALLGATPDELTDHAGNVARAVAAGLIPLYSAVSSDDEWDHYEGLYCRAVERYVAAHPDDPDSAEFGDYIRRWYAGYLRWGRATLGFGLYLFQT, from the coding sequence ATGAATCGCGTTAAGTTCTCGAATATCGCTCATGGCGATCACATCTTTGCTAATCCGGTGGGCGAGGCGAAGATCGACCGTGTGCTTGGCCTGCTCGACCTGCCACAGGGCGCGCGCGTGCTCGACGTGGGCTGCGGCAACGCGGAGCTGTTGCTGCGTCTGATCGAGCGCTACGATGTTGTCGGTGTGGGTGTGGACCCAAACGCCGAGGCGCTGGCCGAGGCCCGGCGCCGCTCCGCCGGACGAGTGCCAGCCAACCGCTTAGAGCTGCACCAGCTTCCGGTCGCGGAGTTTGCAGCGCCGCCGGGTACATTCGACGCCGCGCTGTGTATCGGCGCGACGCACGCCTACGGCGATTATCTTCACACGGTAGCCGCCTTGAAAGCGCTGGTCCGGCCCGGCGGCGCGCTCCTGCTGGGCGAGGGCTACTGGAAACAGCCGCCCGCTCCGGAGTACCTGGCGCTGCTCGGTGCCACGCCCGACGAGCTGACCGATCATGCCGGCAATGTGGCGCGCGCCGTGGCAGCGGGCCTGATCCCGCTGTACAGCGCTGTCAGCAGTGACGACGAGTGGGATCATTACGAGGGGCTGTATTGTCGCGCGGTGGAGCGCTATGTTGCCGCCCACCCCGACGACCCCGACAGCGCCGAGTTTGGGGACTATATTCGGCGCTGGTACGCGGGCTACCTGCGCTGGGGCCGCGCAACTCTCGGCTTTGGCCTCTACCTCTTTCAGACCTAG
- a CDS encoding Type 1 glutamine amidotransferase-like domain-containing protein — translation METVIKPMFLFADSQLMFWRSDDRLLLDRVRAALDGDLYDGPIKAAYIGASNGDVREFYELFVAAMEGIGIEDCRMIPSMPSPEDEAYLAEASVILLAGGDPWRGWTIFKEIGLVERLIERYYAGAVLIGISAGAMQLGLKGWSEDRQLPGGQFDTLKLVPYVVDAHQEPAWQNLQQVVRALGEGVRGIGIPAGGGAIFHPDWSIEPIRHSLLEFTLVDDQIQQTLLLPPEPLGLEASA, via the coding sequence GTGGAAACAGTGATCAAGCCGATGTTCCTTTTCGCCGACAGCCAGCTCATGTTCTGGCGCAGCGACGACCGCCTGCTGCTCGATCGGGTGCGTGCCGCGCTGGACGGAGATCTGTATGACGGTCCGATCAAGGCCGCGTACATCGGCGCATCGAACGGCGATGTTCGCGAGTTTTACGAGCTTTTCGTCGCGGCGATGGAGGGTATCGGCATCGAGGATTGCCGCATGATTCCGTCGATGCCGTCGCCGGAGGATGAGGCGTATCTGGCGGAGGCCAGCGTGATCCTGCTGGCTGGCGGCGATCCCTGGCGCGGCTGGACGATCTTCAAAGAGATCGGCCTGGTCGAGCGGCTGATCGAGCGGTACTACGCCGGAGCGGTGCTGATCGGCATCTCGGCGGGCGCGATGCAACTGGGCCTCAAGGGCTGGAGCGAAGACCGGCAGCTGCCGGGCGGCCAGTTCGATACGCTCAAGCTGGTGCCCTATGTCGTCGACGCGCACCAGGAGCCTGCCTGGCAGAATCTCCAGCAGGTTGTGCGCGCCCTGGGCGAGGGCGTGCGCGGCATCGGCATTCCAGCGGGCGGCGGCGCGATCTTCCATCCCGACTGGTCGATCGAGCCGATCCGGCACTCGCTGCTTGAGTTTACGCTGGTCGACGATCAGATCCAGCAGACGCTCCTGCTGCCGCCGGAGCCGCTCGGACTCGAAGCCAGCGCGTAA